The proteins below come from a single Corylus avellana chromosome ca3, CavTom2PMs-1.0 genomic window:
- the LOC132174416 gene encoding uncharacterized protein LOC132174416, with product MVKMFLWRALNNLLSTKGHLRRKGVVQDSACPLCGLEEENVAHVLWNCPPANGVWGCGSIKFQKRCCGGTNFFNIFEDIVKRCDRFDVERFAVTGRRLWLRRNAVIHGEPFVHPNQIMREVGAAIEDFQRANMVDEHETRQAQKGDSALWQPPPVNSVKINWDATVDHRNGRIRLGCVVQNS from the coding sequence ATGGTCAAAATGTTTTTGTGGAGAGCACTAAATAATCTACTCTCGACTAAAGGACATCTCAGGCGTAAGGGAGTGGTGCAAGATAGTGCGTGTCCTCTTTGTGGACTGGAGGAAGAAAATGTGGCTCATGTACTTTGGAATTGTCCTCCAGCAAATGGTGTTTGGGGATGTGGGTcgatcaaattccagaaaaggtGTTGTGGTGGAACaaacttcttcaacatcttTGAAGACATAGTCAAACGGTGTGACCGTTTTGATGTGGAGAGGTTTGCGGTGACTGGCAGGCGCCTATGGTTACGTAGAAATGCTGTGATTCATGGAGAACCATTTGTCCATCCCAACCAGATTATGAGAGAGGTGGGCGCTGCTATAGAAGATTTCCAGAGGGCGAATATGGTGGATGAACATGAGACGAGGCAAGCTCAGAAAGGTGATTCTGCTCTGTGGCAACCACCTCCGGTGAACTCTGTTAAAATTAATTGGGACGCCACGGTGGACCATCGGAATGGGAGGATCAGGCTGGGTTGTGTTGTCCAAAACTCATAA
- the LOC132174837 gene encoding uncharacterized protein LOC132174837 produces the protein MELFYFLVFGGLSAVVAALELSKSSKDRINTPSAFNAFKNNYLLVYSLMMAGDWLQGPYVYYLYSQYGFGKRDIGHLFIAGFGSSMLFGTIVGSLADKQGRKRASITYCITYILSCITKHSPQYKVLMVGRILGGIATSLLFSAFESWLVAEHNKRGFEQQWLSITFSKAIFLGNGLVAIVSGLFGNLLVDTLGLGPVSPFDAAACFLAIGMAIIMSSWSENYGDPSENKDLLTQFKGAAVAIASDEKIALLGAIQSLFEGSMYTFVFLWTPALSPNGEDIPHGFIFATFMLSSMLGSSIASRLMAQSSPKVESYMQIVFVISSASLLLPIITSFLIAPSKVKGGSISFSGCILVVGFCAFEACVGIFWPSIMKMRSQYIPEEARSTIMNFFRIPLNIFVCIVLYNVDGFPMTIMFGMCSIFLFVAAILQRRLMTIVESQKSKPQDWTALERSAEEESLNV, from the exons ATGGAGCTCTTCTACTTCTTGGTGTTCGGTGGTCTCTCGGCGGTGGTGGCAGCATTGGAGCTGAGCAAATCCAGCAAAGATCGGATCAACACCCCCTCTGCTTTCAATGCATTTAAGAACAATTACCTCCTTGTTTACTCTCTCATGATGG CCGGGGATTGGCTGCAGGGTCCATATGTTTACTACCTTTACAGTCAGTATGGGTTTGGAAAGAGGGATATTGGGCACCTCTTCATTGCTGGGTTTGGATCCTCTATGTTGTTTGGGACAATTGTTGGATCTCTAGCTGATAAACA GGGTCGGAAGAGGGCATCTATTACTTACTGCATAACCTATATTCTAAGCTGCATCACCAAACATTCTCCTCAGTACAAAGTTTTAATGGTGGGGCGCATATTGGGTGGAATTGCCACTTCTCTACTCTTTTCAGCTTTTGAGTCTTGGCTTGTCGCAGAACACAATAAG AGGGGTTTTGAGCAGCAATGGCTTTCAATAACATTCTCGAAGGCAATATTTCTTGGCAATGGTCTGGTAGCTATTGTATCTGGGTTGTTTGGAAATCTACTTGTTGATACTCTGGGACTTGGCCCTGTTTCTCCATTTGATGCTGCTGCATGCTTTCTGGCAATTGGCATGGCGATTATAATGTCATCTTGGAGTGAAAACTATGGAGACCCTTCAGAAAACAAGGACTTGCTTACCCAGTTCAAGGGTGCTGCTGTGGCTATTGCTTCTG ATGAGAAAATCGCATTGCTGGGTGCCATACAATCCCTATTTGAAGGGTCAATGTACACCTTTGTGTTCCTCTGGACTCCTGCTCTAAGCCCAAATGGTGAGGACATTCCGCATGGTTTCATATTTGCAACGTTCATGTTGTCTTCAATGTTGGGAAGCTCTATCGCATCTCGACTGATGGCTCAATCATCTCCCAAAGTTGAGAGCTACATGCAGATTGTTTTTGTCATCTCCTCAGCATCCCTCCTGCTCCCCATTATTACCAGT TTCTTGATAGCACCTTCCAAAGTGAAAGGTGGAAGTATCTCCTTTTCGGGGTGTATTCTGGTTGTTGGCTTCTGCGCGTTTGAGGCCTGTGTGGGGATATTCTGGCCATCTATCATGAAGATGAGGTCCCAATACATTCCTGAGGAGGCAAGGAGCACAATCATGAACTTCTTTCGCATTCCTCTAAACATCTTTGTCTGCATTGTGCTGTACAAT GTTGATGGGTTTCCCATGACCATCATGTTTGGAATGTGCTCGATTTTTCTCTTTGTGGCTGCAATACTGCAGAGGCGGCTCATGACGATTGTAGAGAGCCAAAAGTCAA AACCACAAGACTGGACAGCACTGGAGAGGTCTGCGGAAGAAGAGTCATTAAATGTCTGA
- the LOC132176239 gene encoding LOW QUALITY PROTEIN: uncharacterized protein LOC132176239 (The sequence of the model RefSeq protein was modified relative to this genomic sequence to represent the inferred CDS: inserted 1 base in 1 codon): MPPFTSSYVSILRKKSFTFSFTTTAFKFQNPMTMSTLADVSTISTPKTLKSRLHNGDTLYGLFLLSFSPTLAEIAGLAGCDYVVVDMEHGPGGVSNALSCLHALAAAXYPAILRLPENCPTWAKKALDLGPQGIMFPMIQTPDAAKQAVSYCRFPPKGVRGSANTVVRASGYGIDEGYLGNYAENLMIMCQVESEEGVKNAEEIAAVDGVDCIQIGPRDLSFSMGYLGDMGNNNVRETMRVAEKAVLSGGAYLAGIASPFDRSNDLSKRGYHMVAGGVDVALFKSAVAEDVKRFKMGLTKGK, encoded by the exons ATGCCTCCTTTTACATCTAGCTACGTCTCAATCCTCAGAAAAAAGTCCTTCACTTTCAGTTTCACCACCACCGCCTTCAAATTCCAAAACCCCATGACCATGAGCACACTCGCAGATGTCTCCACAATCTCCACCCCAAAAACCCTCAAATCCCGTCTTCACAATGGCGATACCCTCTACGGCCTCTTTCTCCTCAGCTTCTCGCCCACTTTGGCCGAGATCGCCGGCCTCGCCGGCTGCGACTACGTCGTCGTCGACATGGAGCATGGTCCCGGCGGCGTCTCCAATGCGCTCTCCTGCCTTCACGCCCTCGCTGCCG CGTACCCCGCAATCCTCCGGCTACCTGAGAACTGCCCCACTTGGGCAAAGAAGGCCCTGGATCTTGGCCCACAGGGGATCATGTTCCCCATGATCCAAACCCCAGATGCCGCCAAGCAGGCTGTCTCGTACTGTCGCTTCCCTCCCAAAGGGGTCCGCGGCTCGGCCAACACAGTCGTGAGGGCCTCGGGTTACGGTATCGACGAAGGGTATTTAGGTAATTACGCGGAGAATTTAATGATCATGTGCCAGGTGGAGTCCGAGGAGGGGGTCAAGAACGCAGAGGAGATCGCCGCCGTTGATGGGGTGGACTGCATTCAAATAGGGCCGCGAGATCTGAGTTTCAGCATGGGGTACCTGGGAGACATGGGTAACAACAATGTGAGGGAGACGATGAGAGTCGCCGAGAAGGCCGTGCTGAGTGGTGGGGCCTACTTGGCCGGGATTGCGTCGCCGTTCGATCGGTCCAATGATCTGAGTAAACGTGGATATCATATGGTGGCTGGTGGCGTGGATGTGGCGCTGTTCAAGAGCGCGGTCGCAGAGGATGTGAAGAGGTTCAAGATGGGTTTGACGAAGGGCAAATAA
- the LOC132176250 gene encoding early nodulin-like protein 8 codes for MANLRSTMYFFLLAFQFLVLLQTNVLCYQYKVGDLDAWGIPTSANPQVYTKWSKYHTIKIGDSLLFLYPPSQDSLIQVTEESFNSCNLKDPILYMNNGNSLFNITAHGEFYFTSGKQGNCEKKQKLHISAFSGNGSADSPSYGPGISPSYPTVFGSIPQPPSSSLSSSSSSSPSLSFPIFIAALAGFLVSAFICE; via the exons ATGGCGAATCTCAGAAGTACGATGTACTTCTTCTTGTTGGCTTTTCAGTTCCTCGTGTTACTGCAAACCAATGTCTTGTGCTACCAATACAAGGTCGGAGATTTAGACGCCTGGGGAATCCCCACTTCAGCAAATCCACAAGTCTACACCAAATGGTCCAAATATCACACAATCAAGATCGGAGATTCCCTCT TGTTTTTATACCCACCAAGCCAAGATTCACTGATACAAGTCACGGAAGAATCCTTCAACAGCTGCAACCTTAAAGATCCAATCTTGTACATGAACAATGGAAATTCTCTCTTCAACATTACCGCACATGGGGAATTCTACTTCACCAGTGGAAAGCAAGGGAACTGCGAAAAGAAGCAGAAGCTCCACATTTCTGCGTTTTCTGGTAATGGGTCTGCAGATTCTCCTTCCTATGGTCCGGGAATTTCACCCTCTTACCCCACTGTTTTTGGCTCAATCCCACAACCGccttcctcttctctctcttcttcttcttcttcttcgcctTCACTAAGCTTCCCAATCTTCATCGCAGCTCTTGCTGGATTTCTGGTATCTGCATTCATATGTGAATGA